The Staphylococcus sp. 17KM0847 DNA segment GTCCAATCATTTCCCGATTGATTGCTTTCCTACAGGCCTCGTTCGAACTTATAAACACTTTAAACGGTCAAATCGATAAAAATAGGCTTTGAGTTGATGAATACGTCTGTCTTCTAATATATCTATGATTTGATGGGTTTCATTATTGATAAAAAGAAAACTCATCTATTGATATATGTTGAGGTAAGTGAGATGACGGATGAACCGTCAATGATTGTGCTGTTTGGTGAATACATCGTTTCACAGTACTCGGAGACACACAACAATCCTTCGCAATATCAACTTCAGAACGCACTTGTGTCATCTTGTCTTGATCTTATCTTGAATGGCCAGCTTCACACGATTTGTAATAAAACAGTTCTCTTTCACAATATTTGTAGAAGCTGTAAAGGTGCTTTGACAGTACTGACACTTATAACGTTGCTTCGCTAGATTAAAGTAAACATAGGATTCTTGAGACTTTAACAACGTTAAACGAGATATACACTTACCATGTTTATGAATGTGTCCCTCATTCTTGTGTCCACATTTTCCACAACACTGAGGTGTATATGAAAGCGTACCATAAATGACTGTGAAAAACAGACCTGTATTTCAAGAAGTACTCAATTTTGTAAGAATGGGAGATCGATTTGTAGTAGAATTGATTGATAGTTTAGGTCGTAATTAGGATGAGGTGTTTAACACAGTTAATTAAGTTCAATATTAAATTAACATAAGTTTCCTTATCGGAAGTGCATATGCTTCAAAAGATACAGATGGTATAATAATAAAGTCGCCTTAACTTCCATAGGCGAAATTACTATGGAAGGAGGTGAGACCTATGGCAATTCTCTTTGTTAGTATAATTGCACCTGTGATTTCAGGATGCATTGTTGCGATTTTCACGTTTTGGCTAAACAATCGTAACAAGTAATAAGGCGACATAGCTGCACCAAAAAATCCCCTCACTATTTCCGGTAGTGAGGGGATTGGTGTACCTATGGAACTCTCTTTGTTAAATACAGTATAACATCATAATGGATAGGAATGCAAAATTGTAAAATATAAATAAGTAATATGAAGAGGATGGACTGGAAATGAGCATTATTACAAGAGAAAATGAAGAAATAGTTATTGCCATTTTAAAGAATGGCTAACTTCACACAATTCGTAATAAAACAGTTCTCTTTCACAATATTTGTAGAAGCTGTAAAGGTGCTTTGACAGTACTGACACTTATAACGTTGTTTCGCTAGATTAAAGTAAACATAGGATTCTTGAGACTTTAACAACGTTAAACGAGATATACGCTTACCATGTTTATGAATATGCCCCTCATTCTTGTGTCCATATTTTTCACAACACCGAGGTGTATATGAAAGCGTACCATAAATGACTGTAGAGAGCTGCCCTCGTACTTCAACATCATCTTGAACATCTACCACTTGTATATATTGTCTTTTATTTTAAGTCGTTTTAATATATCATTACACATAGGCGCATCATGTCTCCTTTAATTTGGGTTTGAGCACTTAAATTTATAGAGACCTATGCGTTTTTTGTATACTAAAAAGAGGAAGAACCTTTTTTATTGAGTGATAAGTTGTAATTTTGTTTTAAAGATAAATACGATACAATGGATTATGATAAAGCGTAGAATGGAGGGGTGATGTGAAACGTTTAATAATAAAAATATTAGCAGTGATCGTGCTAATCGGTTTTGTAATCTATCTTTTTTATGCGCCCCGTCTTGAGTTTGATGTATTAGAAAATCCCAATCAATCCTCAAATCGTCCATTGAAAAAAGCCGAACCCCATCTAAATGTTGAAGAAAATCCAAAGCTCAAAGATGGACTGGGTCTATTAATAGGTAAAAATATGACAAGTGTATCAGACAAATTAGGGCAAGCAGATCGTGTGTATCAAGCTTTAGAAAATAATAAAACGTATGTTTATCATCGCAAAGATTTATATGTGTTGGTCACAGCTCAACAAGATAAAGTAAAATCGATATATATGACTGGGACAAATACAAAAGAAGAAAGTGGACCTATTCAAGTAGGTGATGATGCATCTACATTGTATAATAAGTATACAATTAATACGGAACCAGAATTCCAATTTGAAGGAAAATATTATCATTTTGAATTATCAGATAGAGATGTTAAAACACAAGCGTTGATTCAGTTCGACAATATATTTGCACAAGTATTTATTGATCAGCAGAGTAATGAAATAACAGGAATACGTTATTTAGATAAAGAAGCGCTTATTACTATTAATCCTTATTCACAAAATGAGGATCATACAGAAGATACTCAAAATACCAAAGAAATATACAGTCCAGAACAAAATGCAAACCAATTGTTGACATTATATGAATTAACGAATGAAATGCGTCAGCGTTATCAACGTGAACCTTTAAAAGTAAACGCAACATTAGAAAATGTAGCAACAGTTAATTTATTCCACTCGATAGATGGTTCATCTACTGAATTTACAGAAAGTAGTTTGATTGATCTTGTCAATCAAACGTCGCTATCGTATCAATCTATATCACAAAATGTAGGTTATAATTTTAATGATGTTCCAACGCTAGTGAATAGTTGGATAAACTCTGATGTACACCGTTCACGTATGTTAAGTAGTAAATATTCAGAAATGGGCGGTCAGATTGATCGAGATTATTATTTACTCATCTTTGTAGAAAGAGGAGAGGATCAAAATGGTGTTTGATGAACAATTTATGCAAGTATTAGATGAAATAGATGCATTAGCACTGTTAATTCGTGAGTCAGACATCTACAAACGTTATCATAAAGCACAAAAAGCATTGATGCGTGATGATGAGGCACAGCAGCATTATCAATGCTTTATGGATAGTAAGGCGCGATATGATGAGGTTGGACGATTCGGACGTTATCATCCTGATTATCATGAGGTCATGTTAGAGGTACGGCGTCGTAAACGTGTATATGAGTGTCATGAAACAGTGGCAATGTTTAAGCAATGCGAGCATGACTTGCAACTATTATTAGATGAAGTTGTAACGATTTTAGCTGAGAGTGTGTCAGAACATGTTAAGGTGGATGCAGGTACACCATTATTCAATCAAGGTGGAGGATGTGGCTGTGGTTCAGGAGGGAGCTGTCAATGCCAAGTATAATGAAATAGACAATATACTTGATAAAACAAGTAATGAATAATAGAGGGCTGGATTGGAAATCTAGGAAGCATAGGTTTTCAATCCAGCCCTTTTAGGTACTATAAATGATTGTTATCATTTCAATGATGTAAACTTAAAAACTGTTTGCCAATTTCTGGACTATCGGTTACGAGTGTATGGACGCCCATAGATACAAGATCGGTCATTTGATCGATCTTGTTAACGCCATAAAAGCATGGAGCAATATTTTGGCTATTCAGCCATTGAATCAGTTTAGGTTGTGTTAAAGGTATCCCCTTATATTTTGTAGGCATTTGAAATGTATGGGCCTGACCTGTATAAAAAAGACCTAAACCACTTAAATGTTTTAAAATGCCATCTGTAACTTCTGCTTGGCTAGCGCCTGTTGCGATCTCTCCGTTATTATAACTATTGAAACGATCAATTTGCTTTTTATAAAAACTTGTGACAAGTACACGTGACTCCGCATGATTCCTTTTAATAATATCGTAAAGGCGTTTAGCAGCGACTTTGCCTTCATATGTGTTGGGGTGGTCTTTAATATCAATATTCACTAATTGATCAGGATACTTTTGGAGCAATGTATCCATTGTCATAATTTTAGCATGAGGATGTCCTCGATATGGATGATGCCCATTAATGTCAGTAAAATGATAGCCAGCATCTAAAGCTTGAAGCTCGGCTAGTGTATAATGAGAAACGAAGCCAGAACCATTTGTTGTCCGATCGATAGTAGCATCATGAAAAACAATAACCGCTTCATCTTTTGTTAGGCGAATATCAGTTTCAAATCCTGTTAAATTCATAGACGCAGAATAGTCAAAGGCGAGTTGTGTTGATTCTGGACGTGTCTGCATACCGCCACGATGACTCAACACATAGGGGGCTGAGTGTTTGAAAAAGGGTTTGATCATACGTTTCTGTTGCTTCTGTTGCTTTTTAATCATATAAATCATACTGCTTATAACACTAGAAACACCAATGATAGAACTTATCAGAATATATCGTGTTTTTGTCATAAAACCCTCTCCTTGAAGTAGAATTCAATATTTTATATCTTTTCTCTCGACTTCTAATCATGGTAGGATAATAAGAGAGTGCGAGGTGAAAAAATTTGGAAATCGTACAACGTGAAAATTTAATTATTTATTTAAAAAATATGAAACATGAGCGTCATATTCGTAAGTATGGTCATATTGTATATAGTAATAAAAAGTACAAATATGTCTCGATGTATGTCAATGTTGACCGTATCGATGATGTCGTTAATAGGTTGACTCAATTAAAATATGTAACACAAATTCATGGTTCACCTTATAAAACATTAAAAAAAGTGTATGACAAAGAAAAGCATGAATGGTTAAACTAGTTTATTCTAATGGCGGAATCCAACGTTGTAGCCGTAAAACGCTTTTAAGGTAATTAAAATAAAGATCTAATTCTGGATAGTCATCGGGTGCATGAACATCAATACCGACTATTTCGATATTGTAAGGCATTGC contains these protein-coding regions:
- a CDS encoding YlbF family regulator; this translates as MFDEQFMQVLDEIDALALLIRESDIYKRYHKAQKALMRDDEAQQHYQCFMDSKARYDEVGRFGRYHPDYHEVMLEVRRRKRVYECHETVAMFKQCEHDLQLLLDEVVTILAESVSEHVKVDAGTPLFNQGGGCGCGSGGSCQCQV
- a CDS encoding type I toxin-antitoxin system Fst family toxin, with translation MAILFVSIIAPVISGCIVAIFTFWLNNRNK
- a CDS encoding DUF2129 domain-containing protein, producing the protein MEIVQRENLIIYLKNMKHERHIRKYGHIVYSNKKYKYVSMYVNVDRIDDVVNRLTQLKYVTQIHGSPYKTLKKVYDKEKHEWLN
- a CDS encoding glycerophosphodiester phosphodiesterase is translated as MTKTRYILISSIIGVSSVISSMIYMIKKQQKQQKRMIKPFFKHSAPYVLSHRGGMQTRPESTQLAFDYSASMNLTGFETDIRLTKDEAVIVFHDATIDRTTNGSGFVSHYTLAELQALDAGYHFTDINGHHPYRGHPHAKIMTMDTLLQKYPDQLVNIDIKDHPNTYEGKVAAKRLYDIIKRNHAESRVLVTSFYKKQIDRFNSYNNGEIATGASQAEVTDGILKHLSGLGLFYTGQAHTFQMPTKYKGIPLTQPKLIQWLNSQNIAPCFYGVNKIDQMTDLVSMGVHTLVTDSPEIGKQFLSLHH
- a CDS encoding CAP-associated domain-containing protein, with translation MKRLIIKILAVIVLIGFVIYLFYAPRLEFDVLENPNQSSNRPLKKAEPHLNVEENPKLKDGLGLLIGKNMTSVSDKLGQADRVYQALENNKTYVYHRKDLYVLVTAQQDKVKSIYMTGTNTKEESGPIQVGDDASTLYNKYTINTEPEFQFEGKYYHFELSDRDVKTQALIQFDNIFAQVFIDQQSNEITGIRYLDKEALITINPYSQNEDHTEDTQNTKEIYSPEQNANQLLTLYELTNEMRQRYQREPLKVNATLENVATVNLFHSIDGSSTEFTESSLIDLVNQTSLSYQSISQNVGYNFNDVPTLVNSWINSDVHRSRMLSSKYSEMGGQIDRDYYLLIFVERGEDQNGV
- a CDS encoding transposase, which produces MVDVQDDVEVRGQLSTVIYGTLSYTPRCCEKYGHKNEGHIHKHGKRISRLTLLKSQESYVYFNLAKQRYKCQYCQSTFTASTNIVKENCFITNCVKLAIL